The Chryseobacterium indicum genome includes a window with the following:
- a CDS encoding ArdC-like ssDNA-binding domain-containing protein, which yields MKTFNKKSKSTELSKSSSQDKFISKIIENLDKVNPQDWEHYANVQFQMPKNLFSNKYYQGFNTVALFVDTIVNKFHTSNYATFNSISKAGGKLKKGAKGTVIEFFSFIYKHKISGKIYTKE from the coding sequence ATGAAAACATTTAATAAAAAAAGTAAGTCAACCGAATTGTCGAAATCATCAAGTCAAGATAAATTCATTTCTAAAATTATTGAAAATCTTGATAAAGTTAATCCTCAGGATTGGGAACACTACGCAAATGTTCAATTTCAAATGCCGAAAAATCTCTTTAGTAACAAATACTATCAAGGTTTTAATACAGTAGCTCTTTTTGTTGATACAATTGTTAATAAATTCCATACATCCAACTATGCAACTTTTAATTCTATCTCTAAAGCTGGCGGAAAATTGAAAAAGGGAGCAAAAGGTACTGTGATTGAATTTTTCAGTTTCATCTACAAACATAAAATTTCAGGTAAAATATATACTAAAGAATAA
- a CDS encoding DUF6876 family protein: MKKFQVWKINRVQDEKFNLSASDGNENQLMSVEIPFSDFFFEEFTIWKEGNVLLLPSEH; this comes from the coding sequence TGGAAAATTAATCGAGTCCAAGATGAGAAATTTAATCTTTCAGCATCCGACGGTAATGAAAATCAACTAATGTCTGTAGAAATTCCATTTTCAGATTTCTTTTTCGAAGAGTTTACGATCTGGAAAGAAGGTAATGTTTTACTACTTCCGAGTGAACATTAA